A window of the Eulemur rufifrons isolate Redbay chromosome 6, OSU_ERuf_1, whole genome shotgun sequence genome harbors these coding sequences:
- the PPP2R1B gene encoding serine/threonine-protein phosphatase 2A 65 kDa regulatory subunit A beta isoform isoform X4, which produces MAGAAGHGAGPAAAGGDGDDSLYPIAVLIDELRNEDVQPPLESLATVEETVVRDRAVESLRQISQEHTPIALEAHFVPLVKRLASGDWFTSRTSACGLFSVCYPRASNAVKAEIRQHFRSLCSDDTPMVRRAAASKLGEFAKVLELDSVNTEIVPLFTNLASDEQDSVRLLAVEACVSIAQLLSQDDLEALVMPTLRQAAEDKSWRVRYMVADKFSELQKAVGPKITLNDLIPAFQNLLKDCEAEVRAAAAHKVKELCENLPIEGRETIIMNQILPYIKELVSDTNQHVKSALASVIMGLSTILGKENTIEHLLPLFLAQLKDECPEVRLNIISNLDCVNEVIGIRQLSQSLLPAIVELAEDAKWRVRLAIIEYMPLLAGQLGVEFFDEKLNSLCMAWLVDHVYAIREAATNNLMKLVQKFGTEWAQNTIVPKVLVMANDPNYLHRMTTLFCINALSETCGQEITTKQMLPIVLKMAGDQVANVRFNVAKSLQKIGPILDTNALQGEVKPVLQKLGQDEDMDVKYFAQEAISVVAQRLRKLDFPVKDSEMPSAPGAEKNHFLRPRVPGEDTGKGPAHQLYVNTRDTLAQPEIAELVHLSQSRD; this is translated from the exons aTGGCGGGCGCGGCGGGGCACGGGGCCGGGCCAGCGGCAGCGGGAGGAGATGGAGACGATTCGCTGTACCCGATCGCGGTTTTAATCGACGAGCTCCGCAATGAGGACGTGCAG CCTCCTTTGGAAAGTCTGGCAACTGTGGAAGAGACTGTTGTTCGAGACCGGGCTGTGGAGTCCCTGAGGCAGATCTCCCAGGAGCATACGCCTATTGCTCTGGAAGCTCATTTTGTTCCTCTGGTGAAACGCCTAGCGAGTGGAGATTGGTTCACTTCTCGCACTTCTGCATGTGGTTTGTTCAGCGTTTGCTATCCCAGAGCCTCAAATGCTGTCAAAGCAGAAATCAGACA GCACTTCCGTTCCTTGTGCTCAGATGATACACCAATGGTACGACGTGCTGCCGCTTCCAAGTTGGGGGAATTTGCGAAAGTTTTGGAATTAGACAGTGTGAACACTGAAATTGTTCCATTGTTCACTAATCTAGCTTCAGATGAACAG gaTTCAGTGCGCCTTCTAGCTGTGGAAGCTTGTGTCAGTATTGCCCAGTTATTGTCTCAGGATGACCTTGAGGCCTTGGTGATGCCTACACTTCGACAAGCAGCAGAAGATAAATCTTGGCGAGTTCGCTATATGGTAGCTGACAAATTTTCAGAG CTCCAGAAAGCTGTGGGTCCTAAAATCACCCTAAATGACCTCATCCCCGCCTTTCAGAACCTACTTAAAGACTGTGAAGCTGAAGTTCGAGCAGCTGCTGCCCACAAAGTAAAAG aACTTTGTGAGAACTTGCCCATTGAAGGTAGAGAAACCATAATTATGAATCAAATTCTGCCCTATATAAAG gaattagTATCTGATACCAATCAACATGTCAAATCAGCTCTAGCTTCTGTAATTATGGGATTGTCTACCATTTTGGGCAAAGAAAATACCATTGAACATCTTCTACCTCTTTTTTTAGCTCAGTTAAAGGATGAG TGTCCTGAAGTTCGTTTGAATATCATCTCCAATTTGGATTGTGTAAATGAAGTGATTGGAATCCGTCAGCTCTCTCAGTCTCTCCTTCCTGCCATAGTGGAGCTGGCTGAAGATGCCAAGTGGAGGGTCCGGCTGGCCATCATCGAGTATATGCCGCTGCTGGCAGGCCAGCTG GGTGTGGAATTCTTTGATGAAAAGCTGAATTCTTTATGTATGGCCTGGCTTGTGGACCATG TATATGCCATCCGAGAAGCTGCCACCAACAACCTCATGAAACTAGTTCAGAAGTTTGGTACAGAGTGGGCCCAAAATACCATTGTTCCGAAAGTGTTAGTAATGGCAAATGATCCTAATTACTTGCATAGAATGACCACTTTATTCTGCATTAAT gcaCTGTCTGAAACCTGTGGTCAGGAAATAACCACTAAGCAAATGCTGCCCATCGTATTAAAAATGGCAGGAGACCAAGTAGCAAATGTTCGTTTCAATGTGGccaaatctctacaaaaaattggaCCAATACTAGACACCAA TGCTTTGCAGGGGGAAGTTAAGCCGGTACTACAGAAATTAGGTCAAGATGAAGACATGGATGTCAAATACTTTGCACAGGAAGCTATAAGTG TGGTGGCACAAAGGCTGAGGAAGCTAGATTTTCCTGTGAAGGACAGTGAAATGCCCAGCGCCCCTGGGGCTGAAAAGAACCACTTCCTGAGACCCAGAGTACCTGGAGAGGACACCGGGAAG